The proteins below are encoded in one region of Eulemur rufifrons isolate Redbay chromosome 2, OSU_ERuf_1, whole genome shotgun sequence:
- the ZNF556 gene encoding zinc finger protein 556 — translation MPTSREAPRRAVPEPVGLWERQRTRSPRPARPQTSQFPGAFACAGRGAAVNLPGKAQERVQDMGSVDLEDVAVDFTVEEWDLLSPVQSQLYRDVMLETFKNLASVDNETQLKTNGLISQQDIFGEKLSIEQKIARFKRNDAWAALLGKNWEDHSIKDKHKNQGRHLRIEMVARPCKNSKDNEHGRTFSKIPNRKLYKKRPMGVKRYECSQCGNVFTHSSSLMRHKRSHSGQKLHRCEECGKAFGRPSYLWIHVKTHSGEKPYACKFCGKTFLRSHSLTEHIRTHTGEKPYECKQCGKAFSCPKSFRSHVMMHSGGKPYECKPCGKAFSCQKSFRVHMIMHTGERPYECKQCRKAYCWLTSFQRHVRIHNGEKPYKCEKCGKAFGWPSSLHKHVRMHTGKKPTNVNSVEKPSVGPHPSKNVGKQTGENVYKCAKCGKTFGWSSSLHKHMRKHPGEKPVNVNNMGKPSVGPHSSKNVRLQTEEKPYKCEKCGKAFNCPKSFQGHMRNHTRKKPYKSK, via the exons ATGCCCACTTCCCGGGAGGCGCCCCGCCGTGCAGTGCCCGAGCCCGTTGGCCTGTGGGAAAG GCAGCGCACGCGTTCCCCTCGCCCGGCTCGGCCCCAGACGTCGCAGTTCCCCGGAGCGTTCGCCTGCGCTGGCCGCGGGGCCGCAGTGAACCTGCCCGGGAAAGCCCAGGAGCGGGTCCAGGACATG GGCTCAGTGGACTTGGAAGATGTGGCTGTGGACTTCACAGTGGAGGAGTGGGACTTGCTGAGTCCTGTTCAGAGTCAACTCTACAGAGATGTGATGCTGGAAACTTTTAAGAACCTGGCCTCAGTGG ATAATGAGACTCAACTTAAAACCAATGGGTTAATTTCTCAGCAGgatatttttggagaaaaattatCCATTGAACAGAAAATAGCAAGGTTCAAAAGAAATGATGCCTGGGCCGCCCTTTTAGGAAAAAATTGGGAAGACCATAGTATTAAAGATAAGCACAAAAACCAGGGGAGACACTTGAG aattGAAATGGTGGCAAGACCATGTAAAAATAGTAAAGATAATGAGCATGGCAGAACCTTCAGCAAGATTCCAAATCGTAAGCTGTACAAGAAACGTCCTATGGGAGTAAAGCGGTATGAATGCAGTCAGTGTGGAAATGTCTTTACTCATTCTTCATCCCTTATGAGACACAAAAGAAGTCACAGTGGACAAAAACTACATCGATGtgaggaatgtgggaaagccttcggTCGTCCTTCATACCTATGGATTCACGTGAAAACCCacagtggagagaaaccctatgcaTGTAAATTTTGTGGGAAAACATTTCTTCGTTCCCATTCTCTCACTGAACATATAAggactcacactggagagaaaccctatgaatgtaagcaGTGCGGGAAAGCCTTTAGTTGCCCCAAATCTTTTCGATCACATGTGATGATGCACAGTGGAGGGAAACCCTATGAATGCAAGccatgtgggaaagccttcagctgCCAAAAGTCCTTCAGAGTACATATGATAATGCACACTGGAGAGAGACCATATGAATGTAAGCAGTGTAGGAAAGCCTACTGTTGGCTTACATCCTTTCAAAGACATGTGAGAATTCACaatggagagaaaccctataaatgtgaaaaatgtgggaAAGCATTTGGTTGGCCTTCATCCTTACACAAACATGTGAGAATGCACACTGGAAAGAAACCTACAAATGTAAAcagtgtggaaaagccttcagttGGGCCTCATCCTTCCAAAAATGTAGGAAAGCAGACTGGAGAGAACGTCTATAAATGTGCAAAATGTGGGAAAACATTTGGTTGGTCCTCATCTTTACACAAACATATGAGAAAGCACCCTGGAGAGAAACCTGTAAATGTGAACAATATGGGAAAGCCTTCAGTTGGGCCTCATTCCTCCAAAAATGTAAGACTTCAGACTGAAGAGAAGCcctataaatgtgaaaaatgtgggaaagctttcaatTGTCCCAAATCCTTTCAAGGTCATATGAGAAATCACACTAGAAAGAAACCCTATAAATCTAAGTAG
- the ZNF555 gene encoding zinc finger protein 555 produces MDSVVFEDVAVEFTLEEWALLDSAQRDLYRDVMLETFQNLASVDDETQFKANGSVSKQDVYGEKILKEPKIAKFIRNVSWASILGKIWDDLTPEDQHTNQGRNLRNDMVERLGESKDQCGEAFSQIPNLNLHKKIPTGVKQYDYNAYGKVFMHCSPLKSHITVHTGHKPHQCQECGQTYSCRSHLRMHVRTHNGERPYVCKLCGKTFPRTSSLNRHMRIHTAEKTYECEQCGKAFIDFSSLTSHVRSHTGEKPYKCKECGKAFSYSSTFRRHMITHTGEKPYKCKECGEAFSYSSTFRRHMISHTGEKPHKCKECGEAFSYSSAFRRHMITHTGEKPYECKQCGKTFIYLQSFRRHERIHTGEKPYECKQCGKTFIYPQSFRRHERTHGGEKPYECNQCGKTFSHPSSFRGHMRVHTGEKPYECKQCGKTFNWPISLRKHMRTHTREKPYECKQCGKAFSLSACFREHVRIHPEDKSYECRLCGKAFYCHISLQKHMRRHTAEKLYECKQCGKAFSWPELLQQHVRTHTVEKPYECKECGKVFKWPSSLPIHMRLHTGEKPYICKHCGKAFNCSSSLRRHMRIHTTEKHYKCNMGPPPANELMYNASENSHQEKELIEVVNMVLPL; encoded by the exons atgatgaaactcaATTTAAGGCCAATGGATCAGTTTCTAAGCAGGATGTTTATGGAGAAAAAATACTCAAGGAACCTAAAATAGCAAAATTCATCAGAAATGTTTCCTGGGCctctattttaggaaaaatttggGACGACCTTACCCCCGAAGATCAGCACACAAACCAGGGAAGAAATCTGAG aaatgataTGGTGGAGAGACTTGGCGAAAGTAAAGATCAATGTGGAGAAGCCTTCAGCCAGATTCCAAATCTTAATCTCCACAAGAAAATTCCTACTGGAGTAAAACAGTATGATTACAATGCATATGGAAAAGTCTTCATGCACTGTTCGCCCCTCAAGAGTCACATCACAGTTCACACTGGACACAAACCACATCAGTGCCAGGAATGTGGGCAAACCTACAGTTGTCGTTCACACCTAAGAATGCATGTGAGAACCCATAATGGAGAGAGACCCTATGTGTGTAAATTATGCGGGAAAACCTTTCCTCGTACTTCTTCCCTCAATCGACATATGAGGATTCACACTGCTGAGAAAACCTATGAGTGTGAGCAATGTGGGAAggctttcattgatttttcaagTCTTACTAGTCATGTGAGAagtcacactggagagaagccatataaatgtaaggaatgtgggaaagctttcagttATTCCTCAACTTTTCGAAGACACATGATAacacacactggagagaagccatataaatgtaaggaatgtggggaAGCCTTTAGTTATTCCTCAACATTTCGAAGACATATGATAtcacacactggagagaagccacataaatgtaaggaatgtggagaAGCTTTCAGTTATTCGTCAGCTTTTCGAAGACACATGATAacacacactggagagaaaccttatgaatgtaaacAATGTGGGAAAACCTTCATTTATCTCCAATCCTTTCGAAGACATGAAAggattcacactggagagaaaccctatgaatgcaaACAGTGTGGAAAAACCTTCATTTATCCCCAGTCCTTTCGAAGACATGAAAGGACTCAtggtggagagaaaccctatgaatgtaaccAATGTGGGAAAACATTCAGTCACCCCTCATCCTTTCGAGGACATATGAGAgtgcacactggagagaaaccctatgagtgCAAGCAATGTGGGAAAACTTTCAACTGGCCAATATCCTTACGGAAACATATGAGAACACACActagagagaaaccctatgaatgtaagcaatgtgggaaagccttcagtttATCTGCTTGCTTTCGAGAACACGTGAGAATACATCCTGAAGACAAATCATATGAATGCAGGCTATGTGGGAAAGCTTTCTATTGCCACATATCCTTACAAAAACATATGAGAAGGCATACAGCAGAGAAACTCTATGAATGCAAgcaatgtgggaaggccttcagtTGGCCTGAACTTTTGCAACAACATGTACGAACACACACTGTGGAGAAACCTTacgaatgtaaggaatgtgggaaagtcTTTAAATGGCCATCATCTCTACCAATACATATGAGActgcacactggagagaaaccttacataTGTAAGcactgtgggaaagcctttaaTTGTTCTTCATCTTTAAGAAGACACATGAGAATACACACAACAGAAAAACACTATAAGTGTAATATGGGACCTCCCCCTGCAAATGAATTAATGTACAATGCTTCAGAAAATTCACACCAGGAAAAAGAGCTTATAGAAGTTGTAAATATGGTATTGCCTTTATGA